A DNA window from Brassica napus cultivar Da-Ae chromosome C1, Da-Ae, whole genome shotgun sequence contains the following coding sequences:
- the LOC106375112 gene encoding peptidyl-tRNA hydrolase 2, mitochondrial, translated as MWPSSGNSSQPQAKKQERKSISGSFKAENLIPGVVIGFIIGMLLDLSQQVKLPVKKSRLLSSKTQNQSSLPSNGSEKELKMVLVVRQDLKMRTGKIASQCAHAATGMYAELMKSDRYRLRQWEECGQPKIAVTCKNQQEMNKIAEAAESVGLPTFVVADAGRTEVAAGSRTVLAVGPGPKQLVDSITGKLALL; from the exons ATGTGGCCTTCTTCTGGAAACTCTTCGCAGCCTCAAGCTAAG AAACAGGAGAGGAAGTCGATATCTGGGAGTTTTAAGGCAGAGAATCTGATACCAGGGGTTGTGATAGGTTTCATCATTGGTATGTTGTTGGATTTGTCACAGCAAGTTAAGTTACCTGTGAAAAAGAGCAGACTTTTGTCAAGTAAGACCCAGAACCAGAGTTCCCTACCAAGCAATGGCAGTGAGAAAGAGCTTAAAATg GTTTTAGTAGTTAGGCAAGACTTAAAGATGAGAACTGGCAAAATTGCGTCACAGTGTGCAC ATGCTGCTACCGGCATGTATGCAGAGTTAATGAAAAG CGACCGATACCGTCTGAGGCAATGGGAGGAATGTGGGCAACCAAAGATAGCCGTCACTTGCAAAAACCAGCAAGAAAT GAATAAGATCGCAGAAGCGGCTGAGAGCGTTGGCCTCCCCACTTTTGTTGTGGCTGATGCGGGAAGAACAGAG GTTGCAGCTGGATCAAGAACGGTTCTTGCAGTTGGACCCG GACCAAAACAGTTGGTTGATTCCATAACCGGTAAGCTGGCGTTACTCTGA
- the LOC106374151 gene encoding uncharacterized protein LOC106374151 has translation MVRRRTQEDEEEIIRVPAFDNSDLIAKFKRTLIGRLFHPDGRSVDALLKHMSKRRIWDVAGRVRGTNLGNNKFLFDFDKDEDLEKVLLKRPCHFNKWSFALERWTPTIKEDFPNTIPFWAYVVGVPIHYRKLETFESVGKALGAFDKADVEGSQVRVFINGDIPLKFECKVGFDNGDVVKVTIQYEDLYRHCFSCK, from the coding sequence ATGGTAAGACGTCGTACCCAAGAGGATGAGGAAGAGATCATTAGGGTACCCGCTTTTGATAACTCGGATCTCATTGCAAAGTTTAAGCGAACCCTAATTGGAAGGTTGTTCCATCCAGACGGCAGAAGTGTGGATGCGTTGCTCAAACATATGTCCAAAAGACGGATATGGGATGTGGCGGGTCGAGTTCGTGGAACAAACCTAGGAAACAACAAGTTTCTTTTTGACTTCGACAAGGATGAAGATCTGGAGAAAGTTCTGCTAAAACGCCCATGCCACTTCAATAAGTGGAGCTTCGCTTTAGAACGATGGACCCCAACAATCAAGGAAGATTTTCCAAACACAATACCCTTTTGGGCTTACGTTGTGGGTGTTCCGATACACTATAGGAAGCTGGAGACCTTTGAGAGCGTGGGAAAGGCACTGGGAGCTTTCGATAAGGCTGATGTTGAAGGAAGTCAGGTGAGAGTCTTTATTAATGGAGATATACCCCTGAAGTTTGAGTGTAAAGTTGGATTTGATAATGGGGACGTGGTGAAAGTGACAATACAGTATGAAGATCTCTATAGACATTGCTTCTCCTGCAAGTGA
- the LOC106374153 gene encoding octapeptide-repeat protein T2-like, whose product MREAERTVTKRRSGKRRRYADRGGENRRGGERRSDAERGGEKRRGREKRRGGERWREATRWREEERRGERRREEERSREAERGGEKRICGETERMIEKLQWFPSLISPEGTQRSRHNRHVLRR is encoded by the coding sequence ATGAGAGAAGCAGAGAGAACCGTCACGAAGCGACGCAGCGGGAAGAGAAGGAGATACGCGGATAGAGGCGGAGAGAATCGACGAGGTGGCGAGAGGAGAAGCGACGCGGAGAGAGGCGGAGAGAAGCGGAGAGGTCGCGAGAAGCGGAGAGGCGGAGAGAGGTGGAGAGAAGCGACGAGGTGGCGAGAGGAGGAGAGACGCGGAGAGAGGcggagagaagaggagaggtCACGAGAAGCGGAGAGAGGTGGCGAGAAGCGGATATGCGGAGAGACGGAGAGGATGATAGAGAAGCTTCAGTGGTTTCCGTCGTTGATTTCACCGGAGGGAACACAACGAAGCAGACACAATCGCCATGTTCTTCGCCGTTGA
- the LOC106377577 gene encoding nuclear pore complex protein NUP85: MPGMNPKPGDGLPNGGELVPFSTKEKSPAVYPLRYGLKSRPHGLSISWGYGNNLRVTVLRNPESHDDDDGGEAGGEVVNVRLSAEDGEIGDAQWRRIAYGSVSPFALLQSRRNSISSLFKMDTSPSLYQTAWWEYVMEYSKEIKSLLSDSVSSPAPLIDDPRSVIKNAEEPTSLKAAWELMEMFYADKTCLSWLPERLVDWLSDYDVLLSSSHPTIYSKLEDFQKELVGLQAIEDDPRYWEVMSSALSVGWLEIVVKLLHLHGSYQLDQLGNRETENGLVEAVAVLISKMPRMRPKLESGMFGECFAAKPDFMKTRERWQSQITKLECSAFWVQCAHHQTREGLRNMLKIMMGNVDCLSAATSNWMELFVSHLLYLRPFTKGLEGMHNLAQKCVQSKPVNTSHKLLRLLIGILGENTEVVLAVCSKEFGSWMVAHAMELLTAGSEEGEVLVHEEQRNLGGINMEELHRLVYAQVLSSHALTWQIAPVYLSSCEKQGLGLLELLFYRQPVQDNQLLIKSLEICRLYELSYVSAKLMKISGVHHWKHGRKGSGIFWLQQARDEHCLKVISQQLFDSVGKSLSDESLKQWEGLVELLGSDSQISGGLDFLHKYRDFKRSLNLVKDGKAIDAAHEAVERLVSLMKSPSTPQRFWLPLLHDSLKLLNWPERSLLNVAQTNLMLNKLQEASIAKIRPGFIESDLSAQAVGSVRLALATNLGRAFLEEC, translated from the exons ATGCCGGGTATGAATCCGAAACCCGGCGACGGATTACCCAACGGCGGAGAGCTGGTTCCGTTTTCCACCAAGGAGAAATCGCCGGCGGTGTATCCTCTTCGCTACGGCCTCAAGTCTCGGCCTCACGGGCTCTCCATCTCCTGGGGCTACGGGAACAACCTGCGCGTCACGGTTTTACGCAATCCGGAGTCGCACGATGACGACGACGGCGGAGAAGCTGGCGGCGAGGTGGTAAACGTGAGGCTTAGCGCCGAGGACGGCGAGATCGGCGACGCGCAGTGGCGAAGGATCGCTTATGGATCTGTTTCTCCGTTTGCCCTTCTGCAGAGCAGGAGAAACTCGATTTCGAGCTTGTTTAAGATGGATACGAGTCCTTCTCTGTACCAAACTGCGTG gTGGGAGTATGTGATGGAGTACAGTAAGGAGATTAAATCTCTCCTTAGTGATTCAGTGTCTTCTCCTGCTCCTTTGATTGACGATCCAAGATCAGTTATAAAG AATGCTGAGGAACCGACTTCTTTGAAGGCTGCGTGGGAGTTGATGGAGATGTTTTATGCTGACAAGACGTGTTTGTCTTGGTTGCCGGAACGGCTTGTTGATTGGCTATCT GATTATGATGTACTTCTGTCAAGCTCGCATCCAACTATCTACTCAAAGCTCGAGGATTTCCAAAAGGAACTGGTTGGCCTACAG GCTATCGAGGATGATCCAAGATACTGGGAAGTGATGTCATCTGCTTTATCAGTTGGTTGGCTAGAAATAGTG GTGAAGTTGTTACACTTGCATGGTTCTTATCAACTTGACCAGCTAGGAAATCGTGAG ACAGAAAATGGTCTGGTAGAAGCTGTCGCTGTTCTCATTTCAAAAATGCCACGGATGCGTCCAAAATTAGAATCTGGGATGTTTGGTGAATGCTTTGCAGCAAAGCCTGATTTTATGAAG ACACGAGAAAGATGGCAGTCTCAGATAACTAAACTAGAGTGCAGTGCCTTCTGGGTTCAATGTGCTCACCATCAGACCCGCGAGGGCTTGAGAAATATGTTGAAGATCATGATGGGAAATGTCGATTGCCTCTCAGCTGCGACATCTAACTGGATGGAGTTGTTTGTTTCACATTTACTCTATCTCAGGCCATTCACGAAG GGACTAGAAGGCATGCATAATCTTGCTCAGAAATGTGTTCAGTCAAAACCAGTTAACACTTCCCATAAGCTTCTGAGACTGCTTATTGGAATTCTTGGAGAGAATACTGAG GTTGTGCTGGCAGTGTGTTCCAAAGAGTTTGGCTCCTG gATGGTTGCACACGCCATGGAGTTATTGACAGCTGGAAGCGAGGAAGGAGAAGTTCTTGTACATGAGGAGCAGCGAAACTTGGGTGGAATCAACATGGAAGAGCTCCATAGACTTGTTTATGCTCAAGTTCTTTCTTCTCATGCTTTGACTTGGCAG ATAGCTCCTGTTTATCTATCATCCTGCGAGAAACAGGGCCTAGGCTTATTAGAATTGTTGTTCTATAGGCAGCCAGTTCAAGACAATCAGTTGCTTATTAAG AGTCTAGAGATTTGCCGTCTATATGAACTTAGTTATGTCAGCGCAAAACTTATGAAG ATCTCTGGAGTGCATCACTGGAAACATGGGAGGAAAGGTTCTGGGATTTTCTGGCTTCAGCAAGCCCGGGACGAGCACTGTCTCAAAGTGATTTCTCAACAGCTGTTTGATTCTGTTGGGAAGTCACTGTCTGATGAAAGTCTCAAG CAATGGGAAGGCCTGGTCGAACTGCTGGGTTCCGACTCGCAGATCTCTGGTGGTCTTGATTTTCTTCACAA GTATAGAGATTTCAAGAGATCGCTGAATCTCGTCAAGGATGGAAAAGCTATAGATGCGGCTCACGAAGCTGTGGAGAGACTTGTATCG CTAATGAAGAGCCCCTCCACTCCTCAACGCTTCTGGCTTCCTCTGCTGCATGATTca TTGAAGCTGTTGAATTGGCCTGAGCGTTCGCTGTTGAATGTAGCACAGACCAACCTGATGTTGAACAAACTGCAGGAAGCATCCATTGCAAAGATCAGACCAGGCTTCATAGAATCTGATTTGTCGGCTCAAGCTGTGGGTTCTGTGAGACTCGCTCTAGCAACAAATCTCGGACGTGCTTTCCTGGAAGAGTGTTAG